In Siniperca chuatsi isolate FFG_IHB_CAS linkage group LG20, ASM2008510v1, whole genome shotgun sequence, the following proteins share a genomic window:
- the myocd gene encoding myocardin isoform X3, with protein sequence MTLLGSEHSILIRSKFRSVLQLRLQQRRTREQLADQGIMPHPASDGSSLEAQLRLKRARLAEDLNEKLALRPGPLELVQKNIIPLDSAVTMTVNHGKFPKQEDSYAFEEDSSSESLSPEQHHSDESQGSACPSSEAVGSTPSSSSSPALTSPRQGGATRDPPDQSQDEGLSGANNSQATPPIPVPAIVKSKTSDKNRHKKPKDVKPKVKKLKYHQYIPPDQKAEKSPPPMDSAYARLLQQQQLFLQLQILSQQKHAHTHPQSQQSQQHTHTPQTQAQAQAQQRQPAFSYQPHPSTQTQKGASEQLSACSSSGPSSQTNSNSSSPVKNTYPNQSNISPVKPGPLPANLDDLKVSELRQHLRIRGMPVSGTKTALIERLRPFKDSNAGSSPSGSSDITTVTFPVTPTGSLSSYQSPSSSSALSQGGYYPYPSTSSTPPISPASSELSLSGSLPDSFSDVPMSSPTQFALQPSPAQLSMEDGLGGGSLGGGGPRVGEGGGMDGMEAEKDKMLVEKQKVIEELTWKLHQEQRQVEELKMQLHKRKRCYGATQDTVPPSHPSMHHQQTPAMMGQHFFGVTIKQEPMSLSSSCPLSSPKHLKSSPGSCMEDMGHCNNPLSNMGGPSGPQCMDTTPSSGSPSTMSAFLSPQCSPQDSPIGKPSSSPQPSSPNNPYLLSPPLGRDGCGHPHSQGNNRARNMQMQHKNGGHAVNCSYPSDQRGLPGVFPNSTDCGQSGSAKAENQNMQSKMSVLPSPRHVGQKCQVSPPAFSSSDSDASDLRQPPCYEDAVKQQLTRSQQMDELLDVLIESGEMPANAREERERSSVTKVVPHITVSPGCPGLLIPRFHRHYEHPSPSQLPYDHSANHITESHLETLLGSPIGRGGEVALLKMATEDGGQEDEGNRDGEGYGSPHNHHRHPHHPQQDKLMTNRDLMDTPLSPISAKVSAVPEVQGMVSMTFSETPWETMEWLDLTPPSSATAFSVAPPSGPSIFNTEFLDVTDINLNSAMDLHLEHW encoded by the exons TAAACCATGGTAAGTTTCCTAAGCAGGAGGACTCTTATGCGTTtgaggaggacagcagcagTGAGAGTCTGTCTCCAGAGCAGCACCACAGTGATGAGTCGCAGGGCTCGGCCTGCCCTTCATCTGAGGCTGTCGGCAGtacgccctcctcctcctcctcacctgcccTCACCAGCCCACGACAG GGAGGTGCAACCCGAGACCCACCTGATCAAAGCCAGGATGAAGGGCTCTCTGGTGCCAACAACAGCCAGGCTACTCCCCCAATACCTGTTCCTGCTATTGTCAAG TCCAAGACGTCAGACAAGAACCGACACAAGAAGCCCAAAGATGTGAAGCCAAAGGTGAAAAAGCTCAAGTACCACCAGTACATTCCTCCGGACCAGAAGGCAGAGAAGTCCCCTCCGCCCATGGACTCGGCCTACGCCCGactcctccagcagcagcagctcttccTGCAGCTGCAGATCCTCAGCCAGCAGAAACACgctcacacacatccacagtcGCAGCAGTcgcagcagcacacacacactccacagaCACAGGCCCAGGCCCAGGCTCAGCAGCGGCAGCCCGCTTTCAGCTACCAGCCTCACCCGTCGACCCAAACCCAGAA AGGAGCCAGTGAGCAGCTATCAGCTTGTAGCTCCAGCGGTCCATCCAGCCAAACCAACAGTAACTCCTCCTCCCCGGTCAAGAACACATATCCCAACCAAAGCAACATCTCACCGGTCAAACCTGGGCCCCTGCCAGCTAATCTGGATGACCTGAAA gtATCAGAGCTCAGGCAGCACCTGCGTATTCGCGGCATGCCCGTCTCCGGCACCAAGACGGCCCTCATCGAGCGACTCCGACCCTTCAAGGACTCCAACGCCGGCTCCTCGCCCTCAGGCTCCTCTGACATCACCACAGTGACCTTCCCTGTCACACCCACAGGGTCCCTGTCCTCCTACCAGTCCCCGTCCTCCTCTAGCGCCCTGTCTCAGGGAGGCTACTACCCTTACCCCAGcacctcctccacccctcccaTCTCTCCGGCCTCCTCGGAGCTGTCCCTCAGCGGCTCGCTCCCCGACAGCTTCAGCGACGTGCCCATGTCCTCACCAACACAGTTCGCCCTGCAGCCCTCTCCGGCCCAGCTCAGCATGGAGGACGGCCTGGGAGGAGGCAGCCTGGGCGGCGGAGGACCGAGGGTGGGGGAGGGTGGAGGTATGGATGGCATGGAAGCTGAGAAAGATAAGATGCTGGTGGAAAAGCAGAAGGTGATTGAGGAGCTGACGTGGAAGCTGCACCAGGAGCAGAGACAG GTTGAAGAGCTGAAGATGCAGCTCCACAAGAGGAAACGCTGCTACGGAGCAACACAGGACACCGTCCCTCCATCTCACCCCTCCATGCACCACCAGCAGACTCCAGCCATGATGGGCCAGCACTTCTTTGGGGTGACTATCAAGCAGGAGCCCATGTCTTTGTCCTCCAGCTGCCCTCTGTCCTCTCCCAAACACCTGAAGAGCTCTCCTGGCAGCTGCATGGAGGATATGGGACACTGCAACAACCCCCTCTCCAATATGGGGGGCCCCAGCGGGCCACAATGTATGGACACAACCCCTTCCTCTGGCAGCCCCTCCACAATGTCTGCTTTCCTCAGTCCACAGTGCTCACCACAAGACTCGCCCATTGGAAAGCCTTCTAGTAGCCCCCAGCCTTCGTCTCCTAATAACCCCTACTTGTTATCACCTCCGCTGGGAAGAGACGGCTGCGGTCACCCCCACTCCCAGGGCAATAACAGAGCACGCAACATGCAG ATGCAGCATAAGAATGGTGGCCACGCGGTGAACTGTTCTTATCCTTCTGACCAAAGAGGCCTTCCGGGAGTCTTTCCCAACTCAACTGATTGTGGCCAAAGCGGCTCAGCCAAAGCTGAGAACCAGAATATGCAATCAAAG ATGTCAGTATTGCCCTCTCCTCGGCATGTTGGCCAAAAGTGCCAGGTCTCTCCCCCTGCCTTCAGTAGCTCAGATTCAGATGCATCTGACTTAAGACAGCCCCCATGCTATGAGGATGCAGTCAAGCAG CAACTGACCAGAAGTCAGCAGATGGATGAACTTTTGGATGTGCTCATAGAGAGCGGAG AGATGCCAGCTAACGccagagaagagagggagaggtccTCTGTAACCAAAGTTGTGCCTCACATTACTGTGTCCCCAGGGTGTCCCGGCCTCCTCATCCCGAGGTTCCACAGACACTACGAACACCCGTCCCCCAGCCAGCTCCCTTACGACCACTCGGCCAATCACATCACTGAGAGCCACCTGGAGACTCTGCTGGGAAGTCCAATTGGCCGGGGAGGGGAGGTGGCCCTTCTTAAAATGGCTACCGAGGACGGGGGGCAGGAAGATGAAGGGAACAGAGATGGCGAAGGGTACGGCAGCCCCCACAACCACCACCGCCACCCTCACCATCCCCAGCAGGACAAACTAATGACCAACAGAGATCTGATGGACACCCCTCTGTCGCCCATCAGCGCCAAGGTGTCCGCCGTCCCCGAGGTGCAAGGGATGGTCAGCATGACTTTCAGCGAGACGCCGTGGGAGACGATGGAGTGGCTGGACCTGACGCCACCCAGCTCGGCCACGGCCTTCAGTGTTGCTCCACCCAGTGGGCCCAGCATCTTCAACACAGAGTTCCTGGATGTCACAGACATTAACTTGAACTCTGCCATGGACCTTCACCTGGAGCACTGGTGA
- the myocd gene encoding myocardin isoform X5, translating to MNAVECPEVLVNGPEDRQCPGHLQRATQGHGDAGQLMERTNHVLKKQLPSTVLQLRLQQRRTREQLADQGIMPLNHGKFPKQEDSYAFEEDSSSESLSPEQHHSDESQGSACPSSEAVGSTPSSSSSPALTSPRQGGATRDPPDQSQDEGLSGANNSQATPPIPVPAIVKSKTSDKNRHKKPKDVKPKVKKLKYHQYIPPDQKAEKSPPPMDSAYARLLQQQQLFLQLQILSQQKHAHTHPQSQQSQQHTHTPQTQAQAQAQQRQPAFSYQPHPSTQTQKGASEQLSACSSSGPSSQTNSNSSSPVKNTYPNQSNISPVKPGPLPANLDDLKVSELRQHLRIRGMPVSGTKTALIERLRPFKDSNAGSSPSGSSDITTVTFPVTPTGSLSSYQSPSSSSALSQGGYYPYPSTSSTPPISPASSELSLSGSLPDSFSDVPMSSPTQFALQPSPAQLSMEDGLGGGSLGGGGPRVGEGGGMDGMEAEKDKMLVEKQKVIEELTWKLHQEQRQVEELKMQLHKRKRCYGATQDTVPPSHPSMHHQQTPAMMGQHFFGVTIKQEPMSLSSSCPLSSPKHLKSSPGSCMEDMGHCNNPLSNMGGPSGPQCMDTTPSSGSPSTMSAFLSPQCSPQDSPIGKPSSSPQPSSPNNPYLLSPPLGRDGCGHPHSQGNNRARNMQMQHKNGGHAVNCSYPSDQRGLPGVFPNSTDCGQSGSAKAENQNMQSKMSVLPSPRHVGQKCQVSPPAFSSSDSDASDLRQPPCYEDAVKQQLTRSQQMDELLDVLIESGEMPANAREERERSSVTKVVPHITVSPGCPGLLIPRFHRHYEHPSPSQLPYDHSANHITESHLETLLGSPIGRGGEVALLKMATEDGGQEDEGNRDGEGYGSPHNHHRHPHHPQQDKLMTNRDLMDTPLSPISAKVSAVPEVQGMVSMTFSETPWETMEWLDLTPPSSATAFSVAPPSGPSIFNTEFLDVTDINLNSAMDLHLEHW from the exons TAAACCATGGTAAGTTTCCTAAGCAGGAGGACTCTTATGCGTTtgaggaggacagcagcagTGAGAGTCTGTCTCCAGAGCAGCACCACAGTGATGAGTCGCAGGGCTCGGCCTGCCCTTCATCTGAGGCTGTCGGCAGtacgccctcctcctcctcctcacctgcccTCACCAGCCCACGACAG GGAGGTGCAACCCGAGACCCACCTGATCAAAGCCAGGATGAAGGGCTCTCTGGTGCCAACAACAGCCAGGCTACTCCCCCAATACCTGTTCCTGCTATTGTCAAG TCCAAGACGTCAGACAAGAACCGACACAAGAAGCCCAAAGATGTGAAGCCAAAGGTGAAAAAGCTCAAGTACCACCAGTACATTCCTCCGGACCAGAAGGCAGAGAAGTCCCCTCCGCCCATGGACTCGGCCTACGCCCGactcctccagcagcagcagctcttccTGCAGCTGCAGATCCTCAGCCAGCAGAAACACgctcacacacatccacagtcGCAGCAGTcgcagcagcacacacacactccacagaCACAGGCCCAGGCCCAGGCTCAGCAGCGGCAGCCCGCTTTCAGCTACCAGCCTCACCCGTCGACCCAAACCCAGAA AGGAGCCAGTGAGCAGCTATCAGCTTGTAGCTCCAGCGGTCCATCCAGCCAAACCAACAGTAACTCCTCCTCCCCGGTCAAGAACACATATCCCAACCAAAGCAACATCTCACCGGTCAAACCTGGGCCCCTGCCAGCTAATCTGGATGACCTGAAA gtATCAGAGCTCAGGCAGCACCTGCGTATTCGCGGCATGCCCGTCTCCGGCACCAAGACGGCCCTCATCGAGCGACTCCGACCCTTCAAGGACTCCAACGCCGGCTCCTCGCCCTCAGGCTCCTCTGACATCACCACAGTGACCTTCCCTGTCACACCCACAGGGTCCCTGTCCTCCTACCAGTCCCCGTCCTCCTCTAGCGCCCTGTCTCAGGGAGGCTACTACCCTTACCCCAGcacctcctccacccctcccaTCTCTCCGGCCTCCTCGGAGCTGTCCCTCAGCGGCTCGCTCCCCGACAGCTTCAGCGACGTGCCCATGTCCTCACCAACACAGTTCGCCCTGCAGCCCTCTCCGGCCCAGCTCAGCATGGAGGACGGCCTGGGAGGAGGCAGCCTGGGCGGCGGAGGACCGAGGGTGGGGGAGGGTGGAGGTATGGATGGCATGGAAGCTGAGAAAGATAAGATGCTGGTGGAAAAGCAGAAGGTGATTGAGGAGCTGACGTGGAAGCTGCACCAGGAGCAGAGACAG GTTGAAGAGCTGAAGATGCAGCTCCACAAGAGGAAACGCTGCTACGGAGCAACACAGGACACCGTCCCTCCATCTCACCCCTCCATGCACCACCAGCAGACTCCAGCCATGATGGGCCAGCACTTCTTTGGGGTGACTATCAAGCAGGAGCCCATGTCTTTGTCCTCCAGCTGCCCTCTGTCCTCTCCCAAACACCTGAAGAGCTCTCCTGGCAGCTGCATGGAGGATATGGGACACTGCAACAACCCCCTCTCCAATATGGGGGGCCCCAGCGGGCCACAATGTATGGACACAACCCCTTCCTCTGGCAGCCCCTCCACAATGTCTGCTTTCCTCAGTCCACAGTGCTCACCACAAGACTCGCCCATTGGAAAGCCTTCTAGTAGCCCCCAGCCTTCGTCTCCTAATAACCCCTACTTGTTATCACCTCCGCTGGGAAGAGACGGCTGCGGTCACCCCCACTCCCAGGGCAATAACAGAGCACGCAACATGCAG ATGCAGCATAAGAATGGTGGCCACGCGGTGAACTGTTCTTATCCTTCTGACCAAAGAGGCCTTCCGGGAGTCTTTCCCAACTCAACTGATTGTGGCCAAAGCGGCTCAGCCAAAGCTGAGAACCAGAATATGCAATCAAAG ATGTCAGTATTGCCCTCTCCTCGGCATGTTGGCCAAAAGTGCCAGGTCTCTCCCCCTGCCTTCAGTAGCTCAGATTCAGATGCATCTGACTTAAGACAGCCCCCATGCTATGAGGATGCAGTCAAGCAG CAACTGACCAGAAGTCAGCAGATGGATGAACTTTTGGATGTGCTCATAGAGAGCGGAG AGATGCCAGCTAACGccagagaagagagggagaggtccTCTGTAACCAAAGTTGTGCCTCACATTACTGTGTCCCCAGGGTGTCCCGGCCTCCTCATCCCGAGGTTCCACAGACACTACGAACACCCGTCCCCCAGCCAGCTCCCTTACGACCACTCGGCCAATCACATCACTGAGAGCCACCTGGAGACTCTGCTGGGAAGTCCAATTGGCCGGGGAGGGGAGGTGGCCCTTCTTAAAATGGCTACCGAGGACGGGGGGCAGGAAGATGAAGGGAACAGAGATGGCGAAGGGTACGGCAGCCCCCACAACCACCACCGCCACCCTCACCATCCCCAGCAGGACAAACTAATGACCAACAGAGATCTGATGGACACCCCTCTGTCGCCCATCAGCGCCAAGGTGTCCGCCGTCCCCGAGGTGCAAGGGATGGTCAGCATGACTTTCAGCGAGACGCCGTGGGAGACGATGGAGTGGCTGGACCTGACGCCACCCAGCTCGGCCACGGCCTTCAGTGTTGCTCCACCCAGTGGGCCCAGCATCTTCAACACAGAGTTCCTGGATGTCACAGACATTAACTTGAACTCTGCCATGGACCTTCACCTGGAGCACTGGTGA
- the myocd gene encoding myocardin isoform X10, translating to MNAVECPEVLVNGPEDRQCPGHLQRATQGHGDAGQLMERTNHVLKKQLPSTVNHGKFPKQEDSYAFEEDSSSESLSPEQHHSDESQGSACPSSEAVGSTPSSSSSPALTSPRQGGATRDPPDQSQDEGLSGANNSQATPPIPVPAIVKSKTSDKNRHKKPKDVKPKVKKLKYHQYIPPDQKAEKSPPPMDSAYARLLQQQQLFLQLQILSQQKHAHTHPQSQQSQQHTHTPQTQAQAQAQQRQPAFSYQPHPSTQTQKGASEQLSACSSSGPSSQTNSNSSSPVKNTYPNQSNISPVKPGPLPANLDDLKVSELRQHLRIRGMPVSGTKTALIERLRPFKDSNAGSSPSGSSDITTVTFPVTPTGSLSSYQSPSSSSALSQGGYYPYPSTSSTPPISPASSELSLSGSLPDSFSDVPMSSPTQFALQPSPAQLSMEDGLGGGSLGGGGPRVGEGGGMDGMEAEKDKMLVEKQKVIEELTWKLHQEQRQVEELKMQLHKRKRCYGATQDTVPPSHPSMHHQQTPAMMGQHFFGVTIKQEPMSLSSSCPLSSPKHLKSSPGSCMEDMGHCNNPLSNMGGPSGPQCMDTTPSSGSPSTMSAFLSPQCSPQDSPIGKPSSSPQPSSPNNPYLLSPPLGRDGCGHPHSQGNNRARNMQMQHKNGGHAVNCSYPSDQRGLPGVFPNSTDCGQSGSAKAENQNMQSKQLTRSQQMDELLDVLIESGEMPANAREERERSSVTKVVPHITVSPGCPGLLIPRFHRHYEHPSPSQLPYDHSANHITESHLETLLGSPIGRGGEVALLKMATEDGGQEDEGNRDGEGYGSPHNHHRHPHHPQQDKLMTNRDLMDTPLSPISAKVSAVPEVQGMVSMTFSETPWETMEWLDLTPPSSATAFSVAPPSGPSIFNTEFLDVTDINLNSAMDLHLEHW from the exons TAAACCATGGTAAGTTTCCTAAGCAGGAGGACTCTTATGCGTTtgaggaggacagcagcagTGAGAGTCTGTCTCCAGAGCAGCACCACAGTGATGAGTCGCAGGGCTCGGCCTGCCCTTCATCTGAGGCTGTCGGCAGtacgccctcctcctcctcctcacctgcccTCACCAGCCCACGACAG GGAGGTGCAACCCGAGACCCACCTGATCAAAGCCAGGATGAAGGGCTCTCTGGTGCCAACAACAGCCAGGCTACTCCCCCAATACCTGTTCCTGCTATTGTCAAG TCCAAGACGTCAGACAAGAACCGACACAAGAAGCCCAAAGATGTGAAGCCAAAGGTGAAAAAGCTCAAGTACCACCAGTACATTCCTCCGGACCAGAAGGCAGAGAAGTCCCCTCCGCCCATGGACTCGGCCTACGCCCGactcctccagcagcagcagctcttccTGCAGCTGCAGATCCTCAGCCAGCAGAAACACgctcacacacatccacagtcGCAGCAGTcgcagcagcacacacacactccacagaCACAGGCCCAGGCCCAGGCTCAGCAGCGGCAGCCCGCTTTCAGCTACCAGCCTCACCCGTCGACCCAAACCCAGAA AGGAGCCAGTGAGCAGCTATCAGCTTGTAGCTCCAGCGGTCCATCCAGCCAAACCAACAGTAACTCCTCCTCCCCGGTCAAGAACACATATCCCAACCAAAGCAACATCTCACCGGTCAAACCTGGGCCCCTGCCAGCTAATCTGGATGACCTGAAA gtATCAGAGCTCAGGCAGCACCTGCGTATTCGCGGCATGCCCGTCTCCGGCACCAAGACGGCCCTCATCGAGCGACTCCGACCCTTCAAGGACTCCAACGCCGGCTCCTCGCCCTCAGGCTCCTCTGACATCACCACAGTGACCTTCCCTGTCACACCCACAGGGTCCCTGTCCTCCTACCAGTCCCCGTCCTCCTCTAGCGCCCTGTCTCAGGGAGGCTACTACCCTTACCCCAGcacctcctccacccctcccaTCTCTCCGGCCTCCTCGGAGCTGTCCCTCAGCGGCTCGCTCCCCGACAGCTTCAGCGACGTGCCCATGTCCTCACCAACACAGTTCGCCCTGCAGCCCTCTCCGGCCCAGCTCAGCATGGAGGACGGCCTGGGAGGAGGCAGCCTGGGCGGCGGAGGACCGAGGGTGGGGGAGGGTGGAGGTATGGATGGCATGGAAGCTGAGAAAGATAAGATGCTGGTGGAAAAGCAGAAGGTGATTGAGGAGCTGACGTGGAAGCTGCACCAGGAGCAGAGACAG GTTGAAGAGCTGAAGATGCAGCTCCACAAGAGGAAACGCTGCTACGGAGCAACACAGGACACCGTCCCTCCATCTCACCCCTCCATGCACCACCAGCAGACTCCAGCCATGATGGGCCAGCACTTCTTTGGGGTGACTATCAAGCAGGAGCCCATGTCTTTGTCCTCCAGCTGCCCTCTGTCCTCTCCCAAACACCTGAAGAGCTCTCCTGGCAGCTGCATGGAGGATATGGGACACTGCAACAACCCCCTCTCCAATATGGGGGGCCCCAGCGGGCCACAATGTATGGACACAACCCCTTCCTCTGGCAGCCCCTCCACAATGTCTGCTTTCCTCAGTCCACAGTGCTCACCACAAGACTCGCCCATTGGAAAGCCTTCTAGTAGCCCCCAGCCTTCGTCTCCTAATAACCCCTACTTGTTATCACCTCCGCTGGGAAGAGACGGCTGCGGTCACCCCCACTCCCAGGGCAATAACAGAGCACGCAACATGCAG ATGCAGCATAAGAATGGTGGCCACGCGGTGAACTGTTCTTATCCTTCTGACCAAAGAGGCCTTCCGGGAGTCTTTCCCAACTCAACTGATTGTGGCCAAAGCGGCTCAGCCAAAGCTGAGAACCAGAATATGCAATCAAAG CAACTGACCAGAAGTCAGCAGATGGATGAACTTTTGGATGTGCTCATAGAGAGCGGAG AGATGCCAGCTAACGccagagaagagagggagaggtccTCTGTAACCAAAGTTGTGCCTCACATTACTGTGTCCCCAGGGTGTCCCGGCCTCCTCATCCCGAGGTTCCACAGACACTACGAACACCCGTCCCCCAGCCAGCTCCCTTACGACCACTCGGCCAATCACATCACTGAGAGCCACCTGGAGACTCTGCTGGGAAGTCCAATTGGCCGGGGAGGGGAGGTGGCCCTTCTTAAAATGGCTACCGAGGACGGGGGGCAGGAAGATGAAGGGAACAGAGATGGCGAAGGGTACGGCAGCCCCCACAACCACCACCGCCACCCTCACCATCCCCAGCAGGACAAACTAATGACCAACAGAGATCTGATGGACACCCCTCTGTCGCCCATCAGCGCCAAGGTGTCCGCCGTCCCCGAGGTGCAAGGGATGGTCAGCATGACTTTCAGCGAGACGCCGTGGGAGACGATGGAGTGGCTGGACCTGACGCCACCCAGCTCGGCCACGGCCTTCAGTGTTGCTCCACCCAGTGGGCCCAGCATCTTCAACACAGAGTTCCTGGATGTCACAGACATTAACTTGAACTCTGCCATGGACCTTCACCTGGAGCACTGGTGA
- the myocd gene encoding myocardin isoform X7: MNAVECPEVLVNGPEDRQCPGHLQRATQGHGDAGQLMERTNHVLKKQLPSTVNHGKFPKQEDSYAFEEDSSSESLSPEQHHSDESQGSACPSSEAVGSTPSSSSSPALTSPRQGGATRDPPDQSQDEGLSGANNSQATPPIPVPAIVKSKTSDKNRHKKPKDVKPKVKKLKYHQYIPPDQKAEKSPPPMDSAYARLLQQQQLFLQLQILSQQKHAHTHPQSQQSQQHTHTPQTQAQAQAQQRQPAFSYQPHPSTQTQKGASEQLSACSSSGPSSQTNSNSSSPVKNTYPNQSNISPVKPGPLPANLDDLKVSELRQHLRIRGMPVSGTKTALIERLRPFKDSNAGSSPSGSSDITTVTFPVTPTGSLSSYQSPSSSSALSQGGYYPYPSTSSTPPISPASSELSLSGSLPDSFSDVPMSSPTQFALQPSPAQLSMEDGLGGGSLGGGGPRVGEGGGMDGMEAEKDKMLVEKQKVIEELTWKLHQEQRQVEELKMQLHKRKRCYGATQDTVPPSHPSMHHQQTPAMMGQHFFGVTIKQEPMSLSSSCPLSSPKHLKSSPGSCMEDMGHCNNPLSNMGGPSGPQCMDTTPSSGSPSTMSAFLSPQCSPQDSPIGKPSSSPQPSSPNNPYLLSPPLGRDGCGHPHSQGNNRARNMQMQHKNGGHAVNCSYPSDQRGLPGVFPNSTDCGQSGSAKAENQNMQSKMSVLPSPRHVGQKCQVSPPAFSSSDSDASDLRQPPCYEDAVKQQLTRSQQMDELLDVLIESGEMPANAREERERSSVTKVVPHITVSPGCPGLLIPRFHRHYEHPSPSQLPYDHSANHITESHLETLLGSPIGRGGEVALLKMATEDGGQEDEGNRDGEGYGSPHNHHRHPHHPQQDKLMTNRDLMDTPLSPISAKVSAVPEVQGMVSMTFSETPWETMEWLDLTPPSSATAFSVAPPSGPSIFNTEFLDVTDINLNSAMDLHLEHW; encoded by the exons TAAACCATGGTAAGTTTCCTAAGCAGGAGGACTCTTATGCGTTtgaggaggacagcagcagTGAGAGTCTGTCTCCAGAGCAGCACCACAGTGATGAGTCGCAGGGCTCGGCCTGCCCTTCATCTGAGGCTGTCGGCAGtacgccctcctcctcctcctcacctgcccTCACCAGCCCACGACAG GGAGGTGCAACCCGAGACCCACCTGATCAAAGCCAGGATGAAGGGCTCTCTGGTGCCAACAACAGCCAGGCTACTCCCCCAATACCTGTTCCTGCTATTGTCAAG TCCAAGACGTCAGACAAGAACCGACACAAGAAGCCCAAAGATGTGAAGCCAAAGGTGAAAAAGCTCAAGTACCACCAGTACATTCCTCCGGACCAGAAGGCAGAGAAGTCCCCTCCGCCCATGGACTCGGCCTACGCCCGactcctccagcagcagcagctcttccTGCAGCTGCAGATCCTCAGCCAGCAGAAACACgctcacacacatccacagtcGCAGCAGTcgcagcagcacacacacactccacagaCACAGGCCCAGGCCCAGGCTCAGCAGCGGCAGCCCGCTTTCAGCTACCAGCCTCACCCGTCGACCCAAACCCAGAA AGGAGCCAGTGAGCAGCTATCAGCTTGTAGCTCCAGCGGTCCATCCAGCCAAACCAACAGTAACTCCTCCTCCCCGGTCAAGAACACATATCCCAACCAAAGCAACATCTCACCGGTCAAACCTGGGCCCCTGCCAGCTAATCTGGATGACCTGAAA gtATCAGAGCTCAGGCAGCACCTGCGTATTCGCGGCATGCCCGTCTCCGGCACCAAGACGGCCCTCATCGAGCGACTCCGACCCTTCAAGGACTCCAACGCCGGCTCCTCGCCCTCAGGCTCCTCTGACATCACCACAGTGACCTTCCCTGTCACACCCACAGGGTCCCTGTCCTCCTACCAGTCCCCGTCCTCCTCTAGCGCCCTGTCTCAGGGAGGCTACTACCCTTACCCCAGcacctcctccacccctcccaTCTCTCCGGCCTCCTCGGAGCTGTCCCTCAGCGGCTCGCTCCCCGACAGCTTCAGCGACGTGCCCATGTCCTCACCAACACAGTTCGCCCTGCAGCCCTCTCCGGCCCAGCTCAGCATGGAGGACGGCCTGGGAGGAGGCAGCCTGGGCGGCGGAGGACCGAGGGTGGGGGAGGGTGGAGGTATGGATGGCATGGAAGCTGAGAAAGATAAGATGCTGGTGGAAAAGCAGAAGGTGATTGAGGAGCTGACGTGGAAGCTGCACCAGGAGCAGAGACAG GTTGAAGAGCTGAAGATGCAGCTCCACAAGAGGAAACGCTGCTACGGAGCAACACAGGACACCGTCCCTCCATCTCACCCCTCCATGCACCACCAGCAGACTCCAGCCATGATGGGCCAGCACTTCTTTGGGGTGACTATCAAGCAGGAGCCCATGTCTTTGTCCTCCAGCTGCCCTCTGTCCTCTCCCAAACACCTGAAGAGCTCTCCTGGCAGCTGCATGGAGGATATGGGACACTGCAACAACCCCCTCTCCAATATGGGGGGCCCCAGCGGGCCACAATGTATGGACACAACCCCTTCCTCTGGCAGCCCCTCCACAATGTCTGCTTTCCTCAGTCCACAGTGCTCACCACAAGACTCGCCCATTGGAAAGCCTTCTAGTAGCCCCCAGCCTTCGTCTCCTAATAACCCCTACTTGTTATCACCTCCGCTGGGAAGAGACGGCTGCGGTCACCCCCACTCCCAGGGCAATAACAGAGCACGCAACATGCAG ATGCAGCATAAGAATGGTGGCCACGCGGTGAACTGTTCTTATCCTTCTGACCAAAGAGGCCTTCCGGGAGTCTTTCCCAACTCAACTGATTGTGGCCAAAGCGGCTCAGCCAAAGCTGAGAACCAGAATATGCAATCAAAG ATGTCAGTATTGCCCTCTCCTCGGCATGTTGGCCAAAAGTGCCAGGTCTCTCCCCCTGCCTTCAGTAGCTCAGATTCAGATGCATCTGACTTAAGACAGCCCCCATGCTATGAGGATGCAGTCAAGCAG CAACTGACCAGAAGTCAGCAGATGGATGAACTTTTGGATGTGCTCATAGAGAGCGGAG AGATGCCAGCTAACGccagagaagagagggagaggtccTCTGTAACCAAAGTTGTGCCTCACATTACTGTGTCCCCAGGGTGTCCCGGCCTCCTCATCCCGAGGTTCCACAGACACTACGAACACCCGTCCCCCAGCCAGCTCCCTTACGACCACTCGGCCAATCACATCACTGAGAGCCACCTGGAGACTCTGCTGGGAAGTCCAATTGGCCGGGGAGGGGAGGTGGCCCTTCTTAAAATGGCTACCGAGGACGGGGGGCAGGAAGATGAAGGGAACAGAGATGGCGAAGGGTACGGCAGCCCCCACAACCACCACCGCCACCCTCACCATCCCCAGCAGGACAAACTAATGACCAACAGAGATCTGATGGACACCCCTCTGTCGCCCATCAGCGCCAAGGTGTCCGCCGTCCCCGAGGTGCAAGGGATGGTCAGCATGACTTTCAGCGAGACGCCGTGGGAGACGATGGAGTGGCTGGACCTGACGCCACCCAGCTCGGCCACGGCCTTCAGTGTTGCTCCACCCAGTGGGCCCAGCATCTTCAACACAGAGTTCCTGGATGTCACAGACATTAACTTGAACTCTGCCATGGACCTTCACCTGGAGCACTGGTGA